The following coding sequences lie in one Osmerus eperlanus unplaced genomic scaffold, fOsmEpe2.1 SCAFFOLD_53, whole genome shotgun sequence genomic window:
- the LOC134016027 gene encoding lecithin retinol acyltransferase-like encodes MFPLYFLGLLFIAPRTDDKREDRESGKERESGKERESGKERESRARSERGCTGFDRGDVLEVSRAVFTHYGVYLGGGRVAHLVPDILPVVSDDLQAIAQTVTNTRFLLGILAKVASVRMDKVEDFAYGSEIVVNRTDKLVSRPPLQGEEVARRAEKLLGLANFSLLWWNCEHYTMYCRYASSMSFQSAQFCLTARKYLLRRASAYLSAALGLFLMVYLDAVSLFSAFAIFFVSINVWMAV; translated from the exons ATGTTCCCTCTCTACTTCCTTGGACTCCTCTTTATCGCGCCCCGGACAGACGacaagagagaggatagagagagcgggaaggagagagagagcgggaaggagagagagagcgggaaggagagagagagcagggctaGGAGCGAGCGAGGGTGCACTGGGTTTGATCGTGGGGACGTGCTGGAGGTGTCCCGGGCTGTGTTCACCCACTACGGGGTGtacctgggggggggcagggtggcacATCTGGTACCAGACATCCTGCCTGTCGTGTCTGACGACCTGCAAGCCATCGCTCAGACCGTCACCAACACCAGGTTCCTGCTGGGGATACTGGCTAAG GTGGCGAGTGTCAGGATGGACAAGGTGGAGGACTTTGCTTATGGATCAGAGATCGTCGTCAACCGCACAGACAAG ctggttaGCCGTCCCCccctgcagggagaggaggttgcTCGCAGAGCAGAGAAGCTCCTGGGTCTAGCAAACTTCAGCCTGCTGTGGTGGAACTGTGAACACTACACCATGTACTGTCGCTACGCTAGCAGCATGAGCTTCCAGAGCGCTCAG TTCTGCTTAACGGCGCGAAAATACCTTTTGAGGCGGGCGAGCGCCTACCTGAGTGCAGCCCTCGGGCTGTTCCTGATGGTCTACCTGGACGCGGTGTCCCTGTTCTCGGCCTTCGCCATCTTCTTCGTCTCCATCAACGTCTGGATGGCCGTTTAG
- the rbm46 gene encoding probable RNA-binding protein 46 isoform X1: MNGDACSALMHEDGGTDSPNEAALLALMEKTGYSMVQENGQRKFGGPPPGWEGPPPPRGCEVFVGKIPRDMYEDELVPVFERAGRIYEFRLMMEFSGENRGYAFVMYTTREAAQRAIQMLDNHEIRPGKFVGVCVSLDNCRLFIGSIPKDKRKEDILEEMSKVTEGVVDVIVYPSATDKTKNRGFAFIEYESHKAAAMARRKLIPGTFQLWGSTIQVDWAEPERDVDEDTMQQVRVLYVRNLMLSTTEDALRREFSRLRPGAVERVKKLTDYAFVHFHSRDDALAALQRMNGALIDGAAVEVTLAKPVCREGGRGGRRGGGGDMGGGGGGSGGGGGGFMFLPREDGGMGGVGGGGMENMRSPFLLGLSAGGDGGGVGGERCVYPLVPGAPLSPASLQSLRPGQLASAVSLLELCCLQNSWSAPEYLLLSCPGPHHKTLLIYKVVISRSSFLPDKLCSCVEDAKELAAQNALWSLDCSILSGGSPSSLSPPAAGLLSYSCRAFPCPLSPPLPTSPLQRIYLPNQPSVFF, from the exons ATGAACGGAGACGCTTGCAGCGCGCTGATGCACGAAGACGGCGGAACGGACAGTCCGAACGAAGCGGCTCTGCTCGCGCTCATGGAGAAAACCGGCTACAGCATGGTCCAGGAGAACGGCCAGAGGAAGTTTGGCGGACCCccaccag gctgggaggggcccccgcccccccggggCTGTGAGGTGTTTGTGGGGAAGATCCCCAGGGACATGTACGAGGATGAGCTGGTGCCGGTGTTCGAGAGAGCCGGCAGAATCTACGAGTTCAGGCTCATGATGGAGTTCAGCGGAGAGAACCGGGGCTACGCTTTCGTTATGTACACCACCAG agAGGCAGCCCAGAGGGCCATCCAGATGCTGGATAACCATGAGATCCGCCCGGGGAAgtttgtgggggtgtgtgtgagtctggacaACTGCAGGCTCTTCATCGGCTCCATCCCTAAGGACAAGAGGAAGGAGGACATACTGGAGGAGATGAGCAAG gtgacagAGGGCGTAGTAGACGTCATAGTGTATCCCAGCGCTACAGACAAGACTAAGAACAGAGGCTTTGCCTTCATAGAGTACGAGTCTCACAAGGCTGCTGCTATGGCCCGCAGGAAGCTCAtaccag gtacgtTCCAGCTGTGGGGCAGCACCATCCAGGTGGACTGGGCGGAGCCTGAGCGAGACGTGGACGAGGACACCATGCAGCAGGTGCGCGTCCTCTACGTCCGCAACCTGATGCTGTCCACCACGGAGGACGCCCTGCGTCGCGAGTTCTCCCGGCTCCGCCCCGGCGCCGTGGAGCGCGTCAAGAAGCTCACCGACTACGCCTTCGTCCACTTCCATTCCCGCGACGACGCCCTGGCCGCGCTGCAGCGCATGAACGGAGCGCTGATCGACGGAGCGGCTGTGGAGGTGACGCTGGCCAAGCCCGTCTgccgggagggggggaggggcgggaggagggggggaggaggagacatgggaggagggggaggtgggagtgggggaggagggggagggtttaTGTTCCTCCCccgagaagatggagggatggggggagtcgGAGGAGGGGGAATGGAGAACATGCGCTCCCCCTTCCTGCTGGGGCTGTCTgcggggggagacgggggaggcgtggggggggagaggtgtgtgtaccCCCTGGTCCCGggcgctcctctctccccagcctccctgcaGAGCCTGCGGCCCGGGCAGCTGGCCTCGGCCGTCTCCCTGCTGGAGCTCTGCTGCCTCCAGAACTCCTGGAGCGCCCCAGAGTACCTGCTGCTGTCCTGCCCCGGGCCGCACCACAAGACCCTGCTCATCTACAAG gtggtgaTCTCCAGGAGCAGCTTCCTGCCTGATaagctgtgttcctgtgtggaggACGCCAAGGAGCTGGCAGCACAGAACGCTCTCTGGAGCTtgg acTGCTCCATCCTGAGCGGGGGTTCTCCCAGTAGCTtgtctcctcctgctgctgggcTGCTGTCATACAGCTGCAGGGccttcccctgccccctctcccccccgctgcccaccagccccctccagaGGATCTACCTCCCCAACCAGCCCTCCGTCTTCTTCTGA
- the rbm46 gene encoding probable RNA-binding protein 46 isoform X2, giving the protein MNGDACSALMHEDGGTDSPNEAALLALMEKTGYSMVQENGQRKFGGPPPGWEGPPPPRGCEVFVGKIPRDMYEDELVPVFERAGRIYEFRLMMEFSGENRGYAFVMYTTREAAQRAIQMLDNHEIRPGKFVGVCVSLDNCRLFIGSIPKDKRKEDILEEMSKVTEGVVDVIVYPSATDKTKNRGFAFIEYESHKAAAMARRKLIPGTFQLWGSTIQVDWAEPERDVDEDTMQQVRVLYVRNLMLSTTEDALRREFSRLRPGAVERVKKLTDYAFVHFHSRDDALAALQRMNGALIDGAAVEVTLAKPVCREGGRGGRRGGGGDMGGGGGGSGGGGGGFMFLPREDGGMGGVGGGGMENMRSPFLLGLSAGGDGGGVGGERCVYPLVPGAPLSPASLQSLRPGQLASAVSLLELCCLQNSWSAPEYLLLSCPGPHHKTLLIYKVVISRSSFLPDKLCSCVEDAKELAAQNALWSLGFLTEKHL; this is encoded by the exons ATGAACGGAGACGCTTGCAGCGCGCTGATGCACGAAGACGGCGGAACGGACAGTCCGAACGAAGCGGCTCTGCTCGCGCTCATGGAGAAAACCGGCTACAGCATGGTCCAGGAGAACGGCCAGAGGAAGTTTGGCGGACCCccaccag gctgggaggggcccccgcccccccggggCTGTGAGGTGTTTGTGGGGAAGATCCCCAGGGACATGTACGAGGATGAGCTGGTGCCGGTGTTCGAGAGAGCCGGCAGAATCTACGAGTTCAGGCTCATGATGGAGTTCAGCGGAGAGAACCGGGGCTACGCTTTCGTTATGTACACCACCAG agAGGCAGCCCAGAGGGCCATCCAGATGCTGGATAACCATGAGATCCGCCCGGGGAAgtttgtgggggtgtgtgtgagtctggacaACTGCAGGCTCTTCATCGGCTCCATCCCTAAGGACAAGAGGAAGGAGGACATACTGGAGGAGATGAGCAAG gtgacagAGGGCGTAGTAGACGTCATAGTGTATCCCAGCGCTACAGACAAGACTAAGAACAGAGGCTTTGCCTTCATAGAGTACGAGTCTCACAAGGCTGCTGCTATGGCCCGCAGGAAGCTCAtaccag gtacgtTCCAGCTGTGGGGCAGCACCATCCAGGTGGACTGGGCGGAGCCTGAGCGAGACGTGGACGAGGACACCATGCAGCAGGTGCGCGTCCTCTACGTCCGCAACCTGATGCTGTCCACCACGGAGGACGCCCTGCGTCGCGAGTTCTCCCGGCTCCGCCCCGGCGCCGTGGAGCGCGTCAAGAAGCTCACCGACTACGCCTTCGTCCACTTCCATTCCCGCGACGACGCCCTGGCCGCGCTGCAGCGCATGAACGGAGCGCTGATCGACGGAGCGGCTGTGGAGGTGACGCTGGCCAAGCCCGTCTgccgggagggggggaggggcgggaggagggggggaggaggagacatgggaggagggggaggtgggagtgggggaggagggggagggtttaTGTTCCTCCCccgagaagatggagggatggggggagtcgGAGGAGGGGGAATGGAGAACATGCGCTCCCCCTTCCTGCTGGGGCTGTCTgcggggggagacgggggaggcgtggggggggagaggtgtgtgtaccCCCTGGTCCCGggcgctcctctctccccagcctccctgcaGAGCCTGCGGCCCGGGCAGCTGGCCTCGGCCGTCTCCCTGCTGGAGCTCTGCTGCCTCCAGAACTCCTGGAGCGCCCCAGAGTACCTGCTGCTGTCCTGCCCCGGGCCGCACCACAAGACCCTGCTCATCTACAAG gtggtgaTCTCCAGGAGCAGCTTCCTGCCTGATaagctgtgttcctgtgtggaggACGCCAAGGAGCTGGCAGCACAGAACGCTCTCTGGAGCTtgg GTTTCCTGACCGAGAAACAcctgtag